From the genome of Pseudomonas sp. Teo4, one region includes:
- the folD gene encoding bifunctional methylenetetrahydrofolate dehydrogenase/methenyltetrahydrofolate cyclohydrolase FolD: MSAVTLIDGKAAAARVIAEVTEEVVALKARGIAPALAVVLVGEDPASQVYVRNKARRAEECGIRSLEFRLPEQCDAGRLLALIGELNTDASVHGILVQLPLPAHIDEHLVLQAIAPLKDVDGFHAANVGGLSQGREVLTPCTPAGCLRLLQDTCGDLSGKHAVVIGRSNIVGKPMAALLLKAHCSVTVVHSRTANLRELCRLADIVVAAVGRPRLVDADWLKPGAVVIDVGINRLDEGGRSKLVGDVDFDSACTRAAAITPVPGGVGPMTIAYLMNNTLAAARLQHPSVSRSQTAMEIPA, translated from the coding sequence ATGAGCGCCGTCACGCTGATCGACGGCAAAGCCGCTGCCGCACGGGTGATCGCCGAGGTCACTGAAGAGGTGGTCGCGCTCAAGGCCCGTGGTATCGCCCCGGCGCTGGCGGTGGTGCTGGTCGGTGAAGACCCGGCTAGCCAGGTCTATGTGCGCAACAAGGCACGGCGCGCCGAGGAATGTGGCATTCGCTCGCTGGAGTTCAGGTTGCCTGAGCAGTGCGACGCGGGCCGCCTGCTGGCCTTGATCGGTGAGTTGAATACCGATGCCAGCGTGCACGGCATCCTGGTCCAGCTGCCACTGCCTGCACATATCGACGAACACCTTGTGCTGCAGGCCATCGCGCCATTGAAGGACGTCGATGGCTTCCACGCTGCCAACGTCGGCGGCCTCAGCCAAGGGCGCGAGGTACTGACGCCCTGCACCCCTGCCGGCTGCCTGCGCCTGCTGCAGGACACCTGCGGCGACTTGAGCGGCAAGCACGCCGTGGTGATCGGCCGCTCCAACATCGTCGGCAAACCCATGGCCGCGCTGCTACTGAAGGCGCACTGCTCGGTGACCGTGGTGCATTCCAGAACCGCCAATCTGCGCGAGTTGTGCCGTCTGGCGGACATCGTCGTTGCCGCTGTGGGTCGCCCACGCCTGGTGGATGCCGACTGGCTGAAACCCGGAGCCGTGGTGATCGACGTCGGCATCAACCGCCTCGACGAAGGCGGTCGCTCGAAGCTGGTCGGTGATGTCGACTTCGACTCCGCCTGCACCCGCGCCGCCGCCATCACCCCGGTCCCCGGCGGCGTCGGCCCCATGACCATCGCCTACCTGATGAACAACACCCTGGCCGCGGCACGCCTGCAGCATCCAAGCGTCAGCCGGTCGCAAACTGCAATGGAGATTCCAGCATGA
- the purU gene encoding formyltetrahydrofolate deformylase: MSHYILKISCPATSGIVAAVTTYLAGRQCYLSELSQFDDEITGRFFMRAVFRFNDGVHADIDALRQGFDDVAVPFAMDWELFQGDRPMRVLLMVSKYDHCLADLLYRHQKGEMDMQVTAIVSNHLDLRPMAEREGIRFVYLPVTRDTKAQQEAALLQLVQETDTELVVLARYMQVLSDDLCKQLSGRAINIHHSFLPGFKGAKPYHQAFERGVKLIGATAHYVTSDLDEGPIIEQEVQRVDHAYLPEQLVAIGRDTETVALSKALKYHLEHRVLLNGDKTVIFR; this comes from the coding sequence ATGAGCCATTACATTCTCAAGATCAGTTGCCCCGCCACCTCCGGCATCGTTGCGGCGGTTACCACTTACCTGGCCGGCCGCCAGTGCTACCTGAGCGAACTTTCGCAGTTCGACGACGAGATCACCGGGCGCTTCTTCATGCGCGCGGTGTTCCGTTTCAATGATGGCGTGCACGCGGACATCGACGCGCTGCGCCAGGGCTTCGACGATGTCGCGGTACCTTTCGCCATGGACTGGGAGCTGTTCCAGGGCGACCGCCCGATGCGCGTGCTGCTGATGGTCAGCAAGTACGACCACTGCCTGGCCGACCTGCTCTACCGCCACCAGAAGGGCGAGATGGACATGCAGGTCACCGCCATCGTCTCCAACCACCTCGATCTGCGGCCGATGGCCGAACGTGAAGGCATCCGCTTCGTCTACCTGCCGGTGACCCGCGACACCAAGGCGCAGCAGGAAGCCGCGCTGTTGCAGCTGGTGCAGGAAACCGACACCGAACTGGTGGTGCTCGCCCGTTACATGCAGGTGCTGTCGGACGACCTGTGCAAGCAGTTGTCGGGCCGGGCGATCAACATTCACCACTCGTTTCTGCCCGGGTTCAAAGGCGCCAAGCCCTATCACCAGGCGTTCGAACGAGGTGTGAAGCTGATTGGCGCCACCGCCCACTACGTCACCAGCGACCTGGACGAGGGGCCGATCATCGAGCAGGAAGTCCAGCGTGTCGATCACGCCTACCTGCCCGAGCAGTTGGTGGCGATCGGCCGGGACACCGAAACGGTGGCGCTGTCGAAGGCGCTCAAATATCACCTGGAGCACCGCGTGCTGCTCAACGGTGACAAGACGGTGATTTTCCGATGA
- a CDS encoding aminomethyltransferase family protein → MANSWRISALRERHLALGSNLEDWNGMGTAWTYASDLADHHEAIRTRAGLMDVSGLKKVHYVGPHAESLLDYATTRDVSKLYPGKSVYACMLDDDGKFIDDCIIYRTGPNAFMVVHGAGSGHEVLIRSAQGRQVAVLFDDDLHDLSLQGPRAVDFLAEQVPGIRDLPYFHHLQTKLFDRPVMISRTGYTGERGYEIFCKAADAPALWDGILENGKAHGIIPCAFTALDWLRVESYLLFFPYDNSQMYPFADQKAGDTLWELGLDFTVSPGKQDFRGAGEHLRLKGQERFRIFGVLLEGGVAAQAGDTLWHEGRQVGVITCAMYSRLTERSMAIARVEPDIAEQGVPLQVRGSLQVNAIAHTLPFDDPEKKKRTAKG, encoded by the coding sequence ATGGCCAACTCATGGCGCATCAGTGCACTGCGCGAACGCCACCTGGCGCTCGGTTCGAACCTGGAAGACTGGAACGGCATGGGCACCGCCTGGACCTATGCCAGCGACCTGGCCGACCACCACGAAGCGATCCGCACCCGGGCCGGGCTGATGGACGTGTCCGGCTTGAAGAAGGTGCACTACGTCGGCCCCCACGCCGAAAGCCTGCTGGACTACGCCACCACCCGCGACGTCAGCAAGCTGTACCCAGGCAAGTCGGTGTATGCCTGCATGCTCGACGACGATGGCAAGTTTATCGACGACTGCATCATCTACCGCACCGGCCCCAATGCCTTCATGGTGGTGCACGGCGCCGGCAGTGGCCACGAAGTGCTGATCCGCTCGGCCCAGGGGCGTCAGGTAGCGGTACTGTTCGACGACGACCTGCACGATCTGTCGCTGCAAGGGCCTCGTGCAGTGGACTTTCTTGCCGAACAGGTGCCGGGCATTCGCGACCTGCCCTACTTCCACCACCTGCAGACCAAGCTGTTCGACCGCCCGGTGATGATCTCGCGCACCGGCTATACCGGCGAGCGCGGCTACGAAATCTTCTGCAAGGCCGCCGACGCGCCGGCGCTCTGGGACGGCATTCTGGAGAACGGCAAGGCGCACGGCATCATCCCTTGCGCGTTCACCGCGCTGGACTGGCTGCGAGTGGAGAGCTACCTGCTGTTCTTCCCCTACGACAACTCGCAGATGTACCCCTTCGCCGACCAGAAAGCTGGCGACACCCTGTGGGAGCTAGGCCTCGATTTCACCGTCTCGCCTGGCAAGCAGGACTTTCGCGGCGCCGGCGAGCACCTGCGGCTCAAGGGCCAGGAGCGCTTCAGGATATTCGGCGTGCTGCTTGAAGGCGGCGTCGCGGCCCAGGCCGGCGACACGCTTTGGCATGAAGGCCGCCAGGTCGGCGTGATCACCTGCGCCATGTATTCGCGCCTCACCGAGCGCTCGATGGCCATCGCCCGTGTAGAGCCCGACATAGCCGAGCAAGGTGTGCCGCTGCAAGTACGCGGCAGCCTGCAGGTGAACGCCATCGCCCACACGCTGCCGTTCGACGACCCGGAAAAGAAAAAGCGTACTGCCAAAGGCTGA
- a CDS encoding DUF3445 domain-containing protein, with amino-acid sequence MTLTFKPLETYRDDFSFRNSPAAIARFPFPFPEDQYMYSVNLEPAVSRDPGSVFEHCFDIDEHYLSEMAERARVLELDPQRCLVMPHMALAAWDTLELLMESLARDYPEVFRLDRQGDAWHWQNFALDIDQHFIHGDASSLPCEPLEYITRQMQGDFAVLDQRDGDLYMDAGMVTCPADWSLRFDAGMSFKQWHSPVPMAHQMGVFDRALKYLLNIQVGQPVRRLNWTLTINPRLDTSPETFHQWGNDRGKVTVDNVGRLVHLRVELQTMSRLPRSHALLFGIRTYLISFDELVSNPAWAQRLHRVMRDLPEPIADYKGITRYRQPLVEWLRRFDAAA; translated from the coding sequence ATGACCCTCACCTTCAAGCCGCTGGAAACCTACCGGGACGATTTCAGCTTCCGCAACAGTCCAGCAGCCATCGCCCGCTTCCCCTTCCCGTTTCCAGAAGACCAGTACATGTACTCGGTAAATCTGGAACCTGCAGTGTCCCGCGACCCAGGCTCAGTATTCGAGCACTGCTTCGACATCGATGAGCATTACCTTTCGGAAATGGCCGAGCGCGCCCGGGTGCTGGAGCTGGACCCGCAACGCTGCCTGGTCATGCCGCACATGGCCCTGGCCGCCTGGGACACCCTGGAACTACTGATGGAGAGCCTTGCGCGGGACTATCCCGAGGTGTTCCGTCTTGACCGTCAAGGCGATGCCTGGCACTGGCAAAACTTCGCCCTGGATATCGACCAGCACTTCATTCATGGCGATGCCAGCAGCTTGCCGTGCGAGCCGCTGGAGTACATCACCCGCCAGATGCAAGGCGACTTCGCCGTGCTCGACCAACGCGACGGCGACTTGTACATGGATGCCGGCATGGTCACCTGCCCAGCCGACTGGTCGCTGCGCTTCGACGCCGGCATGAGCTTCAAGCAATGGCACTCGCCAGTGCCGATGGCGCACCAGATGGGCGTGTTCGACCGGGCGCTGAAGTATTTGCTCAACATCCAGGTAGGCCAGCCCGTTCGCCGCCTGAACTGGACCCTGACCATCAACCCGCGCCTGGACACCTCGCCGGAGACCTTCCACCAGTGGGGCAACGACCGCGGCAAGGTCACCGTCGACAACGTCGGGCGCCTGGTGCACCTGCGCGTCGAGCTGCAAACCATGAGCCGCCTGCCACGCTCCCACGCCCTGCTGTTTGGCATTCGTACCTACCTGATCAGCTTCGACGAACTGGTCAGCAACCCGGCCTGGGCGCAGCGCCTGCACCGGGTGATGCGCGACCTGCCCGAGCCGATCGCCGACTACAAAGGCATCACCCGCTACCGCCAACCCCTGGTCGAATGGCTGCGTCGCTTCGACGCCGCCGCCTGA
- a CDS encoding PDR/VanB family oxidoreductase, with translation MNSLIEVRVCAIRPLTPVIREYSLEALSGKLPGFSAGSHVQVHLPNGRRNAYSLLGDPRHQHCYRIAVRHQASSRGGSRYLHQHLKVGDRLYITAPANLFALHREARRHLLLAAGIGITPFLAYSHELLRDGSDFELHYAYRTASSDAYLAELREALGPRLHEYPGGVRRLDITAVLNDQPLGTHIYACGPQSLLADLQEHTHKLGWSPRRVHWEAFAAAEPGQPFGVELVRSGRQLQVAANQSLLEALEDAGVEVPNLCRGGVCGQCQTPWLKGDVEHRDLFLSAEQRASHLMPCVSRGCGSPILLDL, from the coding sequence ATGAATAGCCTTATCGAAGTGCGCGTCTGCGCCATCCGGCCGCTTACGCCAGTGATCCGCGAATACAGCCTCGAAGCTTTGAGCGGCAAGCTGCCGGGTTTCTCTGCCGGCAGCCATGTGCAAGTGCATCTACCCAACGGCCGGCGCAATGCCTACTCGTTGCTTGGCGACCCACGCCATCAGCACTGCTACCGCATCGCCGTGCGCCATCAGGCCAGCTCCCGTGGTGGCTCGCGCTATTTGCATCAGCATCTGAAGGTGGGCGATCGGCTGTATATCACTGCCCCCGCCAACCTGTTTGCACTGCACCGGGAGGCCCGCCGTCACCTGTTGCTCGCCGCAGGCATCGGTATTACGCCGTTCCTGGCCTATAGCCACGAGCTGTTGCGCGACGGCAGCGATTTCGAGTTGCACTACGCCTACCGCACTGCCAGCAGCGATGCCTACCTGGCTGAGCTGCGTGAAGCGCTTGGGCCGCGCCTGCATGAATATCCAGGCGGCGTGCGGCGCCTGGACATCACGGCAGTCCTCAACGACCAACCACTGGGCACGCACATTTATGCCTGCGGCCCGCAATCGTTGCTCGCCGACCTGCAGGAGCACACCCACAAACTGGGCTGGAGCCCGCGCCGGGTGCACTGGGAGGCGTTCGCCGCCGCCGAGCCTGGGCAACCGTTCGGCGTCGAGCTTGTGCGTAGCGGCCGACAGCTGCAGGTCGCTGCCAATCAAAGCCTGCTCGAAGCCCTCGAAGACGCGGGGGTCGAAGTCCCCAACCTGTGCCGTGGCGGGGTTTGCGGCCAGTGCCAGACGCCCTGGCTCAAGGGCGACGTCGAGCACCGCGACCTGTTCCTCAGCGCCGAACAACGTGCCAGCCACCTCATGCCGTGCGTCTCGCGCGGCTGCGGCAGCCCGATCCTGCTTGACCTCTGA
- a CDS encoding dimethylamine monooxygenase subunit DmmA family protein, producing the protein MSSIATDHPFSVPRYPSGERPQAATDFLLVTQTSGREAFTALSRAFGHTPSSHLALTDFTDMAALQQVLGERLATAHVGLRLELRGDQAFVWPLHAQARSAGLQEDEIVVSSSDEGSRLVFCVHCANCQPAGPAAHLTCAHCNVVLEVRRHFSQRLGAYLGVCADADQPYREAHP; encoded by the coding sequence ATGAGCAGCATCGCTACCGATCACCCCTTCAGCGTGCCGCGCTACCCCAGCGGCGAACGCCCCCAGGCCGCAACCGACTTCTTGCTGGTGACCCAGACGTCTGGACGCGAAGCGTTCACCGCCCTTTCCAGAGCGTTCGGCCACACCCCGTCGAGTCACCTGGCATTGACTGATTTCACTGACATGGCCGCCCTGCAGCAGGTCTTGGGCGAGCGCCTGGCGACCGCCCATGTCGGCCTGCGCCTTGAGCTGCGCGGCGACCAGGCGTTCGTCTGGCCACTGCATGCACAGGCCCGCAGCGCCGGTCTGCAGGAGGACGAAATTGTCGTCAGCAGCAGCGACGAAGGCAGCCGCCTGGTGTTCTGCGTGCACTGCGCCAATTGCCAGCCCGCAGGACCTGCCGCTCACCTGACCTGCGCCCATTGCAATGTAGTGCTGGAAGTCCGCCGCCACTTCTCACAACGCCTGGGCGCTTACCTAGGCGTCTGCGCCGATGCCGATCAACCCTATCGGGAGGCGCACCCATGA
- a CDS encoding LuxR C-terminal-related transcriptional regulator codes for MHHASVLPTVLPQAPVWDELTEREGQTLSLLTSGLSNKQIARELGISDGTVKIYVRNLLRKFRLNSRLELATRIHRSGASWRMADELSLPTEGAPPTISAPISPVVGLLDELPGLIYRGDNDRTWFMAYVSAGCLSLTGYPAEYLTSSPQHSFGTLILDEYTDYIWYCVQCALLKREPYQLDYRIRCADGQVKRVWETGVGIFSSKGEVLGVEGAIFERRD; via the coding sequence ATGCATCACGCCAGCGTGTTACCGACCGTCTTACCCCAGGCCCCTGTCTGGGACGAGCTGACCGAGCGCGAAGGTCAGACCCTGTCGTTGCTGACCTCTGGGCTTAGCAACAAGCAGATCGCCCGTGAGCTGGGGATCAGTGACGGCACGGTGAAGATCTATGTGCGTAACCTGCTGCGCAAATTCCGCCTCAATTCACGCCTGGAACTGGCCACCCGAATTCACCGCAGCGGCGCGTCCTGGCGCATGGCGGACGAGCTGTCACTGCCCACTGAGGGTGCGCCCCCTACCATTTCTGCACCGATTTCGCCCGTGGTCGGCCTGCTCGATGAGTTGCCGGGGCTGATCTACCGTGGCGACAACGACCGCACCTGGTTCATGGCCTACGTCAGCGCCGGCTGCCTGAGCCTGACCGGCTACCCCGCCGAGTATCTGACCAGCAGCCCGCAGCACAGCTTCGGCACGCTGATCCTGGACGAATACACTGACTACATCTGGTACTGCGTGCAGTGCGCGCTGCTCAAACGTGAGCCTTACCAGCTCGACTACCGCATTCGCTGTGCCGATGGGCAGGTGAAACGGGTGTGGGAAACGGGTGTCGGGATTTTTTCGAGCAAGGGCGAGGTACTGGGTGTGGAAGGTGCGATTTTCGAGCGTCGCGACTGA
- a CDS encoding helix-turn-helix domain-containing protein, with amino-acid sequence MNVHVEKRSEQNRWWGHLDDSPRPGLLDVTQLDQPAPSCPANPIHLKPMASLCRDCRVKGLCLPTGLPVQDNSCLGTLIGPRMRVRKGAALFNANDPLTTLYAVRCGSFKTSLNSAEGQGVVINFWMPGDVLGLDAIATEHHVCDAIALEDSEVCPVPYHRLQTLAREFPVLQQSLNRLMSREIVREHERVLMLCNLTAEQRLASFLAGLSRRFVNRGYSAHGFMLRMSREDMASYLGLRLETVCRSVARLRALGIVSLRGRLLEILDMHALMALAKGGPEAQCNETLKAR; translated from the coding sequence ATGAACGTCCATGTCGAGAAGCGTTCCGAACAGAACCGCTGGTGGGGCCACCTGGATGACAGCCCAAGGCCTGGCCTACTCGACGTCACCCAGCTCGATCAGCCTGCACCGTCATGTCCGGCAAACCCGATCCATCTGAAGCCCATGGCGAGCCTGTGCAGAGACTGCCGTGTCAAAGGCCTGTGCCTGCCCACGGGGCTGCCCGTGCAAGACAACAGTTGCCTGGGCACCCTGATCGGCCCGCGCATGCGCGTTCGTAAAGGTGCCGCACTGTTCAACGCCAACGATCCGCTGACAACGCTCTACGCCGTTCGTTGCGGTAGCTTCAAGACCAGCCTGAACAGTGCCGAGGGCCAGGGGGTGGTGATCAATTTCTGGATGCCGGGCGATGTGCTCGGGCTCGACGCCATCGCCACAGAACATCATGTATGCGATGCGATTGCCCTGGAGGACAGCGAGGTCTGCCCTGTTCCCTATCACCGGCTGCAAACCCTGGCGCGCGAATTTCCGGTCCTGCAGCAAAGCCTGAATCGTTTGATGAGCAGGGAAATCGTCCGCGAACATGAGCGCGTGCTGATGCTGTGCAATCTCACCGCCGAACAGCGTTTGGCCAGTTTCCTGGCGGGGTTGTCCAGGCGCTTCGTCAACCGTGGTTATTCTGCCCACGGTTTCATGCTGCGCATGTCTCGAGAAGACATGGCCTCATACTTAGGCTTGCGCCTGGAAACCGTGTGCCGGTCGGTCGCCCGCTTACGCGCTCTGGGCATTGTCAGCCTGCGCGGAAGACTGCTGGAAATTCTCGACATGCATGCCCTGATGGCGCTTGCAAAGGGCGGCCCAGAGGCCCAGTGCAACGAGACCTTAAAGGCGCGCTGA
- a CDS encoding universal stress protein, which yields MDNPQRLLLIASPLMRRTPVYDRAAALAKAKGMALHIVAFDYLEGLATAGLVNDQALAVMRDGYVRQHREWLETQALSMRRNGVTVTTEVVWVQNPLNEILIHLREQPFALLIKEFEHEPWWARVMFTSLDIQLLRETRIPLHLVHKASHALPRKILAAVDLSRPEDQFEGFNDQIISEALKLALQCAAQVELLYAYNLDSMYVDAKGSRERSYLFDSNLAQTLHQAQSEAFQTLAERNGIAAEHRHMRLGDPAKALALFTEHNDIDVLVMGSYHHRGIGWFIGSTAERVLNRLSSSVLVISPEHSQG from the coding sequence ATGGACAATCCGCAAAGGCTTTTGCTGATCGCTTCCCCCTTGATGCGTCGCACCCCGGTCTACGATCGTGCCGCCGCCCTGGCCAAGGCCAAGGGCATGGCGCTGCACATCGTTGCCTTCGACTACCTCGAGGGGCTTGCCACAGCGGGCCTGGTCAATGACCAGGCATTGGCTGTCATGCGAGATGGCTATGTGCGCCAACACCGTGAGTGGCTGGAAACCCAGGCCCTGTCCATGCGCCGCAACGGGGTAACGGTCACCACTGAAGTGGTGTGGGTACAAAATCCATTGAATGAAATTCTCATTCACCTGCGTGAGCAGCCGTTCGCCCTGCTGATCAAGGAATTCGAGCACGAGCCCTGGTGGGCGCGGGTGATGTTCACGTCGCTCGACATCCAGTTGTTGCGTGAAACCCGAATTCCCCTGCACCTGGTGCACAAGGCCAGCCATGCCCTGCCGCGCAAGATCCTCGCCGCCGTGGACCTGTCGCGGCCGGAAGACCAGTTCGAGGGGTTCAATGACCAGATCATCAGCGAAGCGCTGAAGCTGGCGTTGCAGTGTGCTGCCCAGGTCGAATTGCTGTATGCCTACAACCTTGACTCGATGTATGTGGACGCGAAGGGGAGCCGGGAACGTTCGTACCTCTTCGACTCCAATCTCGCCCAGACGCTTCACCAGGCGCAAAGCGAAGCCTTCCAGACACTTGCCGAGCGTAATGGTATCGCCGCCGAGCACCGTCACATGCGGCTGGGCGACCCGGCCAAGGCGCTGGCGCTTTTCACCGAGCACAACGACATCGATGTGCTGGTCATGGGCAGCTACCATCACCGTGGCATTGGCTGGTTTATCGGCAGCACCGCTGAGCGGGTGTTGAACCGGTTGTCCAGCAGCGTGCTGGTAATTTCACCCGAGCACTCCCAGGGTTGA
- a CDS encoding universal stress protein → MGQYRQLLVLLTEIDPHSAALRRALALAHVSGASVHVLGLFTPTQEHLLREERLNEADIQRQFERYRERLATLLERYRGSGVALTVDSLQADDIPSQAIDYINEQQPDMVIKDSETAPALARLFGTSLDCALMRGCKGTTHFVPAAAASLPQRVLVAVDTAFSEAPETQARFNRGLVKAAHALALQCDAQLHLLSAYDLAGVFASDMNVTQAWVDDMRDAQQQPFVTLADAEGVAPGRRHFREGGPVQVIREQVAALGIDTVVLGVVQPKGLDKLLGDTTERIISRAPCSVLAVHPHVVETWEPWPCN, encoded by the coding sequence ATGGGTCAATATCGACAACTGCTGGTGCTGCTCACCGAAATCGATCCGCATTCAGCTGCGTTGCGCAGGGCGCTTGCTCTGGCCCATGTGAGCGGCGCCAGCGTACATGTATTGGGTTTGTTCACGCCGACGCAAGAGCACCTGTTGCGCGAAGAACGGTTGAACGAGGCTGACATTCAGCGCCAGTTCGAACGCTATCGTGAGCGGCTGGCGACTTTGCTCGAGCGCTACCGCGGCAGTGGCGTGGCGTTGACCGTCGATAGCCTGCAGGCAGACGACATCCCCAGCCAGGCCATCGACTACATCAATGAACAGCAGCCTGACATGGTCATCAAGGACAGCGAAACAGCGCCAGCTCTGGCGAGACTGTTCGGTACGTCACTGGACTGTGCCCTGATGCGCGGGTGCAAGGGCACCACCCACTTCGTGCCCGCGGCTGCGGCGTCGCTGCCCCAACGCGTGCTGGTCGCCGTGGACACCGCGTTCAGCGAAGCCCCGGAAACCCAGGCACGTTTCAACCGTGGACTGGTCAAGGCAGCTCACGCACTGGCTCTGCAATGCGATGCGCAGTTGCACCTGCTCAGCGCCTATGACCTGGCGGGGGTGTTCGCTTCGGACATGAACGTCACCCAAGCCTGGGTCGATGATATGCGCGATGCCCAGCAGCAGCCCTTCGTCACCTTGGCGGATGCCGAAGGGGTCGCGCCGGGTCGCCGGCATTTCAGGGAGGGTGGCCCCGTGCAGGTGATTCGCGAACAGGTCGCTGCGCTGGGCATTGACACCGTGGTGTTGGGCGTCGTGCAGCCAAAGGGGCTGGACAAGCTGCTGGGCGACACCACTGAACGCATCATCAGCCGTGCGCCCTGCAGCGTCTTGGCAGTTCACCCCCACGTCGTCGAAACCTGGGAGCCTTGGCCATGCAACTGA
- a CDS encoding MBL fold metallo-hydrolase has protein sequence MQLTFLGGTGTVTGSKFLLTCDSARVLIDCGLFQGYKQLRLRNWEVLPQALHALDAVVLTHAHLDHSGYLPVLVREGYAGPIYATPATCALAEILLLDSARLQEEQAEHANRHGYSKHSPARPLYTEEDAKRALALFCPVELHHATPLAPGVELLLRTAGHILGAATVQIKVDGQALMFSGDLGRPQDPIMRAPELVRTADVLLVESTYGDRQHPTESTEQYLAQVINQTLLRHGITLVPSFAVGRAQLLMYYLYKLKRDGLIPDIPVYLNSPMATDTTTLYQQFRRDHRLTAAECAEMCSGTHIVRTVDESRQLDQLREPAVIIAASGMATGGRVLHHLKALAPNPRNSILFSGFQAGGTRGADIVAGARSVRLHGEDVPIRAQVHAMENLSAHADADEIMEWLRGFVRPPRQTYVIHGEPHAADSLRRRISIELGWQAYVPEYQETVAIDPVR, from the coding sequence ATGCAACTGACATTTCTCGGCGGTACGGGCACTGTGACGGGTAGCAAGTTTCTGCTGACCTGTGACAGCGCTCGGGTACTCATAGACTGTGGGCTGTTCCAGGGTTACAAGCAGTTGCGCTTGCGTAATTGGGAGGTGCTCCCGCAGGCACTGCATGCGCTTGATGCCGTGGTGCTGACCCATGCCCACCTCGACCACAGTGGCTATCTTCCAGTGCTGGTGCGGGAAGGCTATGCCGGGCCGATCTATGCTACGCCGGCAACCTGCGCCTTGGCCGAAATCCTCTTGCTCGACAGTGCCCGGTTGCAGGAAGAGCAGGCTGAACATGCCAATCGGCATGGCTATTCCAAGCATTCGCCGGCACGTCCGCTGTATACCGAAGAGGATGCAAAACGGGCGTTGGCGCTGTTTTGTCCCGTGGAGTTGCATCATGCCACCCCGTTGGCGCCGGGCGTCGAGCTGCTGTTGCGCACGGCTGGACACATACTGGGCGCCGCAACCGTGCAGATCAAGGTCGATGGCCAGGCACTGATGTTCTCGGGCGACCTCGGCCGCCCGCAAGACCCGATCATGCGCGCACCAGAACTGGTCAGGACGGCGGACGTGCTGCTGGTGGAATCCACCTATGGTGACCGCCAACATCCAACGGAATCGACCGAGCAATACCTGGCCCAGGTCATCAACCAGACGCTCTTGCGTCATGGCATCACCTTGGTGCCGTCGTTTGCCGTTGGCCGTGCCCAGTTGTTGATGTACTACCTGTACAAACTCAAACGCGACGGGCTGATACCTGACATCCCGGTCTACCTCAACAGCCCGATGGCCACCGACACCACCACGCTGTACCAGCAGTTCAGGCGTGATCATCGACTGACGGCGGCGGAGTGCGCCGAGATGTGCAGTGGCACGCATATCGTGCGCACGGTCGACGAGTCCAGGCAGCTGGACCAGTTGCGTGAACCCGCAGTGATCATTGCCGCCAGTGGTATGGCAACCGGAGGGCGGGTGCTACACCATCTCAAGGCGCTGGCCCCCAACCCACGCAACAGCATCCTGTTCTCAGGTTTTCAGGCCGGGGGCACGCGCGGCGCCGACATCGTCGCCGGCGCGCGTAGTGTGCGCCTGCACGGTGAAGATGTGCCCATCCGGGCGCAGGTGCATGCCATGGAAAACCTCTCCGCGCACGCCGATGCCGACGAGATCATGGAGTGGTTGCGCGGGTTTGTCCGCCCACCACGCCAGACCTATGTCATTCACGGCGAGCCGCATGCTGCCGACAGCTTGCGGCGACGGATCAGCATCGAGCTTGGTTGGCAGGCGTACGTCCCCGAGTACCAGGAAACGGTTGCCATCGACCCAGTGCGCTAG